One segment of Nostoc piscinale CENA21 DNA contains the following:
- a CDS encoding glutamyl-tRNA reductase has translation MNIAVVGLSHKTAPVEVREKLSIPEPQTESAIANLTTYPHIDEVAILSTCNRLEIYIVASETDQGVREVTQFLSEHSKLPVASLRQHLFVLLHEDAVMHVMRVAAGLDSLVLGEGQILAQVKNTHKLGQQYNGIKTILNRLFKQAITAGKRVRTETSIGTGAVSISSAAVELAQIKVANLAACRVAILGAGKMSRLLVQHLVSKGATQISIVNRSRDRAQELAQQFSEHPIRTHLLGEMMTVIAESDLVFTSTSATEPILDRAKLEVVLEPGRPLMLFDISVPRNVHSDVNELVHVQAFNVDDLKAVVAQNYESRRKMAQEAEKLLDEEVEAFDVWWRSLETVTTISCLRNKIETIREQELEKALSRLGSEFGDKHQEVIEALTRGIVNKILHDPMVQLRAQQDVEARRRCMQTLQMLFNLDVEQQFG, from the coding sequence ATGAATATTGCAGTGGTGGGGTTAAGCCATAAAACAGCCCCAGTCGAAGTTAGAGAAAAGCTGAGTATTCCAGAACCACAAACTGAAAGTGCGATCGCTAATTTAACTACTTATCCCCACATTGACGAAGTAGCCATACTCAGCACTTGCAACCGTCTGGAAATTTACATTGTTGCCAGCGAAACTGACCAAGGTGTGCGCGAAGTTACTCAGTTTCTTTCAGAACACAGCAAATTACCTGTAGCTTCTTTGAGACAACACTTGTTTGTATTGCTGCACGAAGATGCTGTGATGCACGTTATGCGAGTCGCCGCAGGTTTAGATAGTTTAGTCCTCGGCGAAGGTCAAATTCTGGCTCAGGTGAAGAATACGCACAAACTGGGGCAGCAATACAACGGTATAAAAACAATTTTGAATCGGTTATTTAAACAAGCAATTACAGCTGGTAAGCGAGTCCGCACCGAAACCAGTATTGGTACTGGTGCAGTCTCTATTAGTTCGGCGGCTGTGGAATTGGCACAAATCAAAGTGGCTAATTTGGCAGCTTGTCGCGTGGCAATTCTCGGTGCTGGCAAAATGTCGCGGTTGCTGGTACAACATTTAGTTTCTAAAGGTGCGACACAAATTAGTATTGTGAATCGTTCCCGCGATCGCGCCCAAGAATTAGCACAGCAGTTCTCAGAACACCCCATCCGCACTCATTTACTTGGGGAAATGATGACTGTAATTGCCGAAAGTGATTTAGTATTTACAAGCACATCTGCAACCGAGCCAATACTTGACCGTGCCAAGTTAGAAGTAGTCTTAGAACCTGGCCGTCCTTTGATGTTATTTGATATTTCTGTGCCGCGTAACGTTCACTCCGACGTAAATGAATTGGTGCATGTCCAAGCGTTTAATGTTGATGATTTAAAAGCTGTCGTTGCACAGAACTACGAAAGCCGCCGCAAAATGGCTCAAGAAGCCGAAAAACTTTTAGATGAAGAAGTAGAAGCTTTTGATGTGTGGTGGCGCAGTTTAGAAACTGTAACTACTATTAGCTGTCTGCGAAATAAAATCGAAACCATCCGCGAGCAAGAATTGGAAAAAGCTTTATCGCGCTTAGGTTCGGAATTTGGTGACAAACATCAAGAAGTCATTGAGGCTTTAACACGAGGCATCGTTAACAAAATTTTACATGATCCGATGGTGCAATTACGAGCGCAGCAGGATGTAGAGGCCAGAAGGCGCTGTATGCAAACACTGCAAATGTTGTTTAACTTGGATGTTGAACAGCAGTTTGGTTAA
- the menA gene encoding 2-carboxy-1,4-naphthoquinone phytyltransferase, with protein MTTKQISHSKNKLWMAAIKPPMYSVAIMPIWIGTAIAFAEKKILNTTVFLTFLVAAILILAWENLSNDVFDSETGIDKNKHHSLVNLTGKKSLIFWLANLCLVIGLLGILAIATWQQDPTVIIMVLVACSLGYMYQGPPFRLGYQGLGEILCFFAFGPLLVPAVYYSQTQTWSVASFAASVIVGIVTSLILFCSHFHQVKDDIAAGKRSPIVRLGTANGAKVLVWFTASIYPLSLLLVILGIFPVWTLLSWLSLPFAFKLCRHVQENHNYPDKVSNCKFIAVAIHFWSCLFLGVGFFIG; from the coding sequence ATGACTACCAAGCAGATTTCACATTCCAAAAATAAGCTGTGGATGGCGGCAATTAAACCACCAATGTACAGTGTGGCGATTATGCCTATATGGATAGGAACAGCAATTGCTTTTGCCGAAAAGAAGATTTTGAATACAACAGTGTTTTTAACTTTTTTAGTAGCAGCAATATTAATTCTGGCATGGGAAAACTTGAGTAATGATGTGTTTGATTCTGAAACAGGAATTGATAAAAATAAACATCATTCCTTAGTGAATTTAACAGGGAAGAAGTCGCTAATATTTTGGTTAGCAAATCTGTGTTTGGTAATTGGGTTGTTAGGAATACTCGCGATCGCCACTTGGCAACAAGACCCAACTGTGATCATTATGGTGTTAGTGGCTTGTAGTTTGGGTTATATGTACCAAGGGCCGCCCTTTCGGCTAGGATACCAAGGATTAGGCGAAATTCTCTGCTTTTTTGCCTTTGGGCCTTTGTTAGTGCCAGCAGTATATTACAGCCAAACTCAAACTTGGTCAGTTGCTAGTTTTGCAGCTTCGGTGATTGTTGGGATTGTGACTAGCTTAATTTTGTTTTGTTCACACTTTCACCAAGTTAAGGATGACATAGCCGCAGGAAAGCGATCGCCAATTGTGCGTTTAGGTACAGCCAACGGTGCGAAAGTTTTAGTTTGGTTTACCGCTAGTATCTATCCTTTGTCTTTATTGTTGGTGATTTTGGGAATCTTCCCAGTCTGGACATTATTGAGTTGGTTAAGTCTACCATTTGCCTTCAAATTATGTCGCCACGTCCAAGAAAATCACAACTATCCAGACAAAGTTAGCAACTGTAAATTTATCGCGGTGGCTATACATTTCTGGAGTTGTTTGTTCTTGGGTGTAGGATTTTTTATCGGTTGA
- a CDS encoding Uma2 family endonuclease: MTVVIPVAKPVSKMQLAPGSTVTIPDVSWSEFEAILAELGHKRRSRVAYIQGTLESMVPLPDHEIPKDLLSDIVKALVKFQGRRYEPFGSTTFKREGIAGVEPDACFYIQNYQRMIGRRRLEPDDPPPDLAIQSDVTSKTKLDAYAAVGVPELWVYDNGTLKIYILRDGIYLVSDYSPLFGEIPIKQVIPTFVERAWQVGNLQALEEFEVAIANR; this comes from the coding sequence ATGACGGTTGTTATTCCCGTAGCAAAGCCCGTTAGCAAGATGCAACTAGCACCCGGTAGTACAGTGACGATACCTGATGTCAGTTGGTCAGAGTTTGAAGCGATTTTGGCGGAATTAGGACACAAGCGGCGTTCCAGAGTAGCTTATATCCAGGGTACTTTAGAAAGTATGGTTCCTTTACCTGACCATGAAATACCCAAAGACTTGCTTTCAGATATTGTCAAAGCTTTAGTCAAATTTCAAGGCAGAAGATATGAACCTTTTGGTTCCACTACTTTCAAAAGGGAAGGTATAGCTGGAGTTGAACCCGACGCTTGCTTTTACATCCAAAATTATCAGCGTATGATTGGTCGTCGTCGGTTGGAACCAGACGACCCACCACCCGATTTAGCAATTCAATCGGATGTCACTTCTAAAACTAAACTGGATGCTTATGCCGCAGTTGGCGTGCCGGAACTTTGGGTTTATGATAACGGCACACTAAAAATTTATATATTGCGTGATGGAATTTATTTAGTTTCTGACTATAGTCCTCTGTTTGGAGAGATCCCAATCAAGCAAGTCATTCCTACTTTTGTGGAACGTGCTTGGCAAGTTGGTAATCTGCAAGCATTAGAGGAATTTGAAGTGGCGATCGCAAACAGATGA
- a CDS encoding isochorismate synthase gives MTVSPCRNNFFVTHKDIYQFLLAVQENCLTNNCRQIVSISLELDWVDPLVVLDKLAQANEINFYFENRGKGEAIAAIDAVTKLQINGQDRFNQAEYFIKSCLKNIIPFGDIHKPLAVPRFFCYFSFFNQNIQTDYPFPSATIFLPRWQIAVKNQHCILVANLLITANTNLDKIWHDLWSKIELINSLEYFSPKLDFFSTHLSKQSVTQGTAFKRSVVSALEKIQASHLSKIVLADALDVKANHQFNLYKSLNNLRQIHPNCYVFSTSNGKGQNFIGASPERLICIQNQQLITDALAGSAPRGKTPAEDAANANRLLNSEKERHEHSLVIDFITQRLSQLGLSPQTLPPRLRQLSNIQHLWTPISATVPPNVHPLKIVAQLHPTPAVAGAARDVACAEIRRYESFERGLYAAPLGWIDSQSNCEFIVGIRSALIDGDRARLYAGAGIVAGSDPDKEFAEVQLKLQALLKALV, from the coding sequence ATGACAGTTTCACCATGTCGTAACAACTTCTTTGTAACGCACAAAGACATATACCAATTTCTGTTAGCGGTTCAAGAAAATTGCCTCACAAATAATTGTCGGCAAATTGTGAGTATTTCCCTAGAACTCGACTGGGTTGATCCTTTAGTTGTATTGGATAAATTAGCGCAAGCAAATGAAATAAATTTTTACTTTGAGAATAGAGGTAAAGGCGAAGCGATCGCCGCGATTGATGCTGTCACAAAATTACAAATTAATGGGCAAGACCGATTTAATCAAGCTGAATATTTTATCAAAAGTTGTCTAAAAAATATAATTCCTTTTGGAGATATTCACAAACCTTTAGCCGTCCCCCGCTTTTTTTGTTACTTTAGTTTTTTTAACCAAAATATTCAAACAGATTATCCTTTTCCTTCCGCGACGATATTTTTACCGCGCTGGCAAATAGCTGTAAAAAATCAGCACTGTATCTTAGTCGCTAACCTATTAATCACAGCCAACACCAATTTAGATAAAATCTGGCATGATTTATGGAGTAAAATCGAACTAATTAATTCTTTAGAATATTTCTCACCTAAACTAGACTTTTTCTCAACCCACTTGAGTAAACAATCTGTAACCCAAGGTACAGCATTTAAGCGTTCTGTTGTTTCGGCTTTAGAAAAAATCCAAGCTAGTCATCTCAGCAAAATTGTCCTCGCAGATGCTTTAGATGTAAAGGCAAATCATCAGTTTAATTTATATAAATCATTAAATAATCTCCGACAAATTCATCCTAATTGTTATGTTTTTTCCACCAGTAATGGTAAAGGGCAAAACTTTATCGGTGCAAGTCCAGAAAGATTAATTTGTATTCAAAATCAACAATTAATCACCGATGCTTTAGCGGGTTCTGCGCCACGGGGTAAAACACCAGCCGAAGACGCGGCGAATGCAAATCGGTTACTCAACAGTGAAAAAGAAAGACACGAACACTCATTAGTCATTGATTTTATAACTCAACGCTTATCACAACTAGGATTATCCCCCCAAACATTACCGCCACGTTTACGACAGCTATCTAACATCCAACATTTATGGACACCCATTAGCGCCACCGTTCCCCCTAACGTCCACCCCTTAAAAATTGTGGCGCAACTGCATCCCACACCAGCCGTTGCTGGCGCAGCGCGAGACGTGGCTTGTGCAGAAATTCGGCGTTACGAAAGCTTTGAGAGGGGTTTATATGCTGCACCTCTAGGTTGGATAGACTCACAAAGTAACTGCGAGTTTATTGTAGGGATTCGTTCGGCATTAATTGATGGCGATCGCGCTAGACTTTACGCAGGTGCAGGTATCGTCGCCGGTTCTGATCCCGATAAAGAATTTGCTGAAGTGCAACTCAAACTCCAGGCGTTATTGAAAGCGTTAGTTTAG
- a CDS encoding 2-succinylbenzoate--CoA ligase: protein MEQPLTYLQNLPQSNWLITNNSHQFSAIAKQLYLELTEILKQHQTPPKIILAEREPVKFLASFLAACAANCPVFLCNPDWGTQEWQQVFELVQPDIILGINFNSHSPLPVGERSRTTTPNSPLPTPYSPQIMIPTGGSSGNIKFAIHTWQTLTASVQGFTEYFQLNQVNSFCVLPLYHVSGLMQFIRSFTTGGQLTILPFKNLETGQIPTIQPLEYFISLVPTQLQRLLQNPELTQWLAQFQTVMLGGAPAWQELLEKARFHNIRLAPTYGMTETASQIATLKPDDFLQGKINSGKILPHAQVIISNQQGEVLPPNQIGNITIQAKSLALGYYPHHWDNQDYLQVDDLGFLDNQGYLNIIGRNSDKIITGGENVYPSEIEAAIRATQLVVDVCVIGVPDKHWGQALTAIYIPQNTHISHLEIESLLKNQLSKFKIPKHWICLEDLPRNTQGKVNRQALQQIAAEFLHH from the coding sequence ATGGAACAACCTTTAACTTATCTGCAAAATTTACCTCAATCTAATTGGTTAATTACTAACAACAGCCATCAATTTTCAGCAATAGCAAAACAATTATATTTAGAACTTACAGAAATATTAAAACAACACCAGACACCACCAAAAATTATCTTAGCTGAACGCGAACCAGTCAAATTTTTAGCCAGCTTTCTTGCCGCTTGTGCAGCCAATTGTCCAGTATTTCTCTGTAACCCCGACTGGGGAACCCAAGAATGGCAACAAGTATTTGAATTAGTCCAACCAGATATTATCTTAGGAATCAATTTTAATTCCCACTCCCCACTCCCGGTTGGTGAGCGAAGCCGAACCACCACTCCCAACTCCCCACTCCCAACTCCCTACTCCCCCCAAATCATGATTCCCACAGGCGGTTCATCGGGTAACATTAAATTCGCCATCCACACTTGGCAAACCCTCACCGCATCTGTACAAGGATTTACAGAATATTTTCAGTTAAACCAAGTGAATTCTTTTTGTGTATTACCCCTTTATCATGTCAGTGGGTTAATGCAATTTATCCGTTCTTTTACAACAGGCGGTCAACTAACTATTCTGCCATTCAAAAATTTAGAAACTGGACAAATCCCTACAATTCAACCATTAGAATATTTCATTTCTTTAGTACCAACTCAATTACAACGTCTTTTACAAAATCCAGAATTAACCCAATGGTTAGCCCAATTTCAAACTGTTATGCTAGGCGGCGCACCAGCTTGGCAAGAATTATTAGAAAAAGCCAGATTTCATAACATTAGATTAGCTCCAACCTATGGGATGACAGAAACCGCCTCGCAAATTGCTACCCTCAAACCTGATGATTTTCTTCAAGGTAAAATTAACAGTGGGAAAATTTTACCTCATGCTCAGGTAATAATTAGCAATCAACAAGGTGAAGTTTTACCACCTAATCAAATTGGGAATATTACTATTCAAGCCAAATCTTTAGCCCTTGGTTATTATCCTCATCATTGGGATAACCAAGATTATTTACAAGTAGATGATTTAGGCTTTTTGGATAATCAAGGTTATCTGAATATCATCGGACGCAACAGCGACAAAATCATTACAGGTGGCGAAAATGTTTACCCGTCCGAAATTGAAGCAGCCATCCGCGCAACTCAATTAGTTGTTGATGTTTGTGTAATTGGTGTACCCGATAAACATTGGGGACAAGCCTTAACAGCTATATATATTCCTCAAAATACTCATATTTCTCATTTAGAAATCGAAAGTTTACTAAAAAATCAACTCAGTAAATTCAAAATTCCTAAACATTGGATTTGTCTGGAAGATTTACCCCGTAACACCCAAGGTAAGGTTAACCGTCAAGCACTACAACAAATAGCCGCAGAATTTCTGCACCATTAA
- a CDS encoding metalloregulator ArsR/SmtB family transcription factor — protein sequence MGKEQFQTLLQFFKVLADESRLKIVGILANQECSVEELAVLMQLKEPTVSHHLAKLKEVNLVTMRPDGNSRLYQLDNEALENISKEIFTPGRIASLIENIDTEAWENKVLHSYLESNSNNSDGFQHLKEIPVSRKKRLVILKWLSKKFEPGVKYSEQMVNEILSRYYPDYMTLRRDLISHKFIQREDEIYLRNLQDGK from the coding sequence ATGGGAAAAGAACAGTTTCAGACCCTACTACAGTTTTTTAAAGTATTGGCTGACGAAAGTCGATTGAAGATAGTAGGTATTTTGGCAAATCAAGAGTGTAGTGTGGAAGAATTAGCTGTACTCATGCAACTTAAAGAACCGACCGTATCTCACCATTTAGCGAAACTTAAAGAAGTAAATTTAGTGACCATGCGCCCTGATGGTAACAGCCGTTTGTATCAGTTAGATAATGAAGCTTTAGAAAACATCAGTAAGGAAATTTTTACGCCAGGAAGGATAGCATCTTTAATTGAAAATATAGATACTGAAGCTTGGGAAAACAAAGTTCTGCACAGTTATCTAGAAAGTAATTCCAACAACTCAGATGGCTTTCAGCACCTTAAGGAAATTCCTGTGAGTCGTAAAAAACGCTTAGTCATTCTTAAATGGCTTTCTAAAAAGTTTGAGCCAGGAGTTAAATATTCTGAACAGATGGTGAATGAAATTCTCAGTCGTTATTATCCTGATTACATGACATTGCGACGTGATTTAATTAGCCACAAATTCATTCAGCGAGAAGACGAGATTTATTTACGTAATCTCCAAGATGGAAAATGA
- a CDS encoding o-succinylbenzoate synthase, with protein MDADKFVPQHSRSVQVSQCKSLSTQHSALFTFRPYQRKFARPLTTHHGVWDIREGIILRLVDETGKVGWGEIAPISWFGSETLEQALDFCRQLPTEITSETIVSIPDDLPACQFGFESALTGMGSRQWEVGENLSCSGLLAAGEVALQQWQQLWEEGYRTFKWKIGVDAIAKELAIFDNLCRSLPASAKLRLDANGGLSYEAAKLWLETCDKIQGEVAAEIEFLEQPLPVNELAGMLELSKFYRTAIALDESVATLQQLISCYQQGWRGIFVLKPGILGSPSKLRQFCQQHEIDAVFSSVFETVIGRQAALNLAAELSRKNRAVGFGVDHFFAQAAATNPESLWNNL; from the coding sequence ATGGACGCAGATAAATTTGTACCTCAACACTCACGCTCAGTACAAGTCTCTCAGTGTAAATCACTCAGCACTCAGCACTCAGCACTTTTTACATTTCGTCCTTACCAGCGAAAATTTGCGCGTCCACTTACTACGCATCATGGTGTTTGGGATATCCGCGAGGGAATTATCCTGCGTCTAGTTGATGAAACTGGGAAAGTTGGCTGGGGAGAAATCGCGCCTATTAGTTGGTTTGGTTCGGAAACTTTAGAACAAGCTTTAGATTTTTGTCGCCAACTACCCACAGAAATTACATCTGAAACTATTGTTTCCATTCCTGATGATTTACCCGCTTGTCAATTTGGGTTTGAGTCAGCTTTGACAGGAATGGGGAGTAGACAGTGGGAAGTGGGGGAAAACTTGAGTTGTAGTGGGTTACTGGCTGCGGGTGAGGTGGCTTTACAACAATGGCAACAGCTGTGGGAAGAAGGATATCGTACATTTAAATGGAAAATTGGTGTTGATGCGATCGCCAAAGAACTCGCAATTTTTGATAATCTATGTCGTAGCTTACCCGCCTCAGCTAAACTGCGCCTCGATGCTAACGGCGGACTCAGCTATGAAGCAGCGAAATTATGGCTAGAGACGTGTGACAAAATTCAGGGTGAAGTCGCCGCAGAAATTGAATTTTTAGAACAACCCCTACCTGTGAACGAATTGGCAGGGATGTTGGAGTTAAGTAAATTTTACCGAACTGCGATCGCATTAGATGAATCTGTCGCCACACTCCAGCAACTCATCAGTTGTTATCAACAAGGCTGGCGAGGAATTTTTGTCCTTAAACCCGGAATTCTCGGTTCACCATCAAAACTGCGTCAGTTTTGCCAACAACATGAAATTGATGCTGTATTTTCCTCTGTATTTGAGACTGTTATCGGTAGACAAGCTGCACTTAACCTAGCAGCAGAATTATCTCGCAAAAACAGAGCCGTTGGTTTTGGTGTTGATCATTTTTTTGCCCAAGCAGCAGCAACAAATCCTGAAAGTTTATGGAACAACCTTTAA
- a CDS encoding helix-turn-helix domain-containing protein: MLKHSLARKIRNRTIKQGTSLVQAAKFLGVDQSTLYVALQKGQIPTTTRNGRTVISQGALMDYQARIRPLL, from the coding sequence ATGCTGAAACATTCATTAGCTAGAAAAATCAGAAACAGGACAATTAAACAAGGTACTTCTCTTGTACAAGCGGCTAAATTTCTAGGCGTAGACCAGAGTACCTTGTATGTGGCTCTGCAAAAAGGGCAAATTCCCACAACCACTAGAAATGGCAGGACTGTGATTAGTCAAGGAGCTTTAATGGATTATCAAGCGAGGATAAGACCTCTCTTATAA
- a CDS encoding tetratricopeptide repeat protein, producing MGKSSLAARLCTRVQAQRPNFERVVLIGVVDEVGLINKLASKYERFAGVPALLNQPGISFKGRLQNFFEAIEDEHDKPVLLVLDDFEQNIPQENVADGSLRMTTAAYDVLAALCAALAENQAESRLIVTCRYLEENTLPPHRLHLESLVKMGEADINKIYWQLDGDVRLQVKKQRLLRIADGNPRLLKWLVEVVQLPDVAEEELLTKLEGVQLKFRENILAATLLDALEDEEKKFLAQLSVFRLPVTEDVINSLSPLLPTPHSPLPKLTSLSLVESGTTYAKQTPEYRVTTILAPLLQPLLTEEEWQTTQKAATRIIYRSWWKEADNKNEEQAREIVRLAVLAQEKDIAVSVGDNIANNWVNSSRYVEARELCQEILELSEDYRILGTIARAEETLGFVKSAMTHYEQALELCPEDDTQEKAATLHNMAGLKAQQGDVAGAIALYQQSLDIKESINDVQGKAATLHNMAGLKAQQGDVVGAIALYQQSLDITDSINNVRGKAATLHQMAGLKAQQGDVVGAIALYQQSLDITDSINDVQGKAATLHQMAGLKAQQGDVVGAIALYQQSLDIKESINDVQGKAMTLMNMAYCEGERGNKAKQLELNLQAAQLLGQVRAYIDLRTVLSNLGLTVESNGIIYLAQAVWLCLLVQVPLDDTVNTLWYMYNSVPQGDEMEALLGAVAMYFCQVGGDQHPQLEELQQRSFKILAGAAAAQGIETLEALATWFVQQRLNDPDYFIPRLVQLLEAIVGDEWLFERF from the coding sequence TTGGGTAAGAGTTCCCTGGCGGCGAGGTTGTGTACGCGGGTGCAAGCGCAACGCCCCAATTTTGAACGGGTGGTGTTGATTGGGGTGGTGGATGAGGTAGGGTTAATTAACAAGCTGGCAAGTAAGTATGAACGGTTTGCAGGTGTACCAGCTTTGTTAAATCAACCGGGAATTTCTTTTAAAGGGCGGTTGCAGAACTTTTTTGAAGCCATAGAAGACGAACACGATAAACCTGTGTTGTTGGTTTTGGATGACTTTGAGCAGAATATCCCCCAAGAGAATGTGGCTGATGGTAGTTTGCGGATGACAACGGCTGCTTATGATGTGTTAGCGGCGTTGTGTGCGGCGTTGGCTGAAAATCAAGCAGAAAGTCGGTTGATTGTTACCTGTCGTTATTTGGAAGAAAATACTTTACCTCCCCATCGTCTGCATTTGGAAAGTTTAGTGAAGATGGGTGAGGCGGATATTAATAAAATTTACTGGCAATTAGATGGAGATGTGCGGTTGCAAGTGAAAAAGCAGCGCCTTCTCAGAATTGCTGATGGAAATCCCCGCTTGTTGAAGTGGTTGGTGGAGGTGGTGCAGTTACCAGATGTAGCAGAAGAAGAATTGTTGACAAAGTTGGAGGGTGTACAGCTTAAGTTTCGAGAGAATATTTTGGCAGCAACGCTGTTAGATGCTTTGGAGGATGAGGAGAAAAAGTTTCTCGCTCAGTTGAGTGTGTTTCGTTTGCCGGTGACAGAGGATGTAATTAACTCCCTTTCTCCCCTACTCCCCACTCCCCACTCCCCACTCCCCAAGTTAACCAGCCTCAGCCTAGTGGAATCAGGGACGACTTACGCCAAGCAAACGCCAGAATATCGAGTGACGACAATTTTAGCGCCGTTGCTGCAACCACTATTAACTGAAGAAGAATGGCAAACCACGCAAAAAGCAGCGACGCGGATAATTTACCGCAGTTGGTGGAAAGAAGCAGATAACAAGAATGAAGAACAAGCACGAGAAATCGTGAGGCTGGCGGTGTTGGCGCAGGAAAAAGACATCGCTGTGAGTGTGGGAGATAACATCGCAAACAATTGGGTGAATAGTAGCCGATATGTGGAGGCGCGGGAATTATGCCAAGAAATTCTGGAATTAAGTGAAGATTACCGGATTTTAGGTACTATTGCTAGAGCAGAAGAAACTTTAGGTTTTGTCAAGTCAGCAATGACGCATTACGAACAAGCTTTAGAGTTGTGTCCAGAGGATGATACACAAGAAAAAGCGGCGACGCTACACAACATGGCAGGGTTAAAAGCCCAACAGGGAGATGTTGCAGGAGCGATCGCACTTTACCAGCAATCTTTGGATATCAAGGAAAGCATTAACGATGTCCAAGGAAAAGCGGCGACGCTACACAACATGGCAGGGTTAAAAGCCCAACAGGGAGATGTTGTAGGAGCGATCGCACTTTATCAGCAATCTTTGGATATCACAGACAGCATTAACAATGTCAGAGGTAAAGCGGCGACGCTACACCAAATGGCAGGGTTAAAAGCCCAACAGGGAGATGTTGTAGGAGCGATCGCACTTTATCAGCAATCTTTGGATATCACAGACAGCATTAACGATGTCCAAGGAAAAGCGGCGACGCTACACCAAATGGCAGGGTTAAAAGCCCAACAGGGAGATGTTGTAGGAGCGATCGCACTTTATCAGCAATCTTTGGATATCAAGGAAAGCATTAACGATGTCCAAGGGAAAGCCATGACACTGATGAATATGGCTTATTGTGAAGGTGAAAGGGGAAATAAAGCAAAGCAGTTAGAACTAAACTTACAAGCAGCGCAATTACTCGGACAAGTCCGTGCTTATATTGATTTGCGTACTGTTTTGAGTAACTTAGGTTTAACTGTCGAAAGCAATGGAATTATTTACCTTGCTCAAGCTGTGTGGCTGTGTCTGCTAGTGCAAGTGCCTTTGGATGATACTGTAAATACACTTTGGTATATGTACAATAGCGTACCCCAAGGCGATGAGATGGAAGCTTTACTAGGTGCAGTCGCAATGTATTTCTGTCAAGTTGGCGGTGATCAGCATCCGCAGTTAGAGGAGTTGCAACAGCGCAGTTTCAAGATTTTAGCAGGTGCGGCTGCTGCTCAAGGTATTGAAACACTGGAAGCTTTGGCTACTTGGTTTGTGCAGCAACGGTTAAATGATCCTGATTATTTTATCCCGCGTTTGGTGCAACTGCTAGAGGCGATTGTTGGGGATGAGTGGTTATTTGAGCGATTTTGA